A section of the Pseudomonas sp. FP453 genome encodes:
- a CDS encoding [protein-PII] uridylyltransferase gives MPQVDPELFDRGQFQAELALKASPIAAFKKAIRQAREVLDERFRSGRDIRRLIEDRAWFVDNILQKAWEQFNWSEDADIALVAVGGYGRGELHPYSDIDLLILLDSADHEIFRDSIERFLTLLWDIGLEVGQSVRSVAECAEEARADLTVITNLMESRTIAGPERLRQRMLDVTSTAHMWPSKDFFLAKRAEQKARHHKYNDTEYNLEPNVKGSPGGLRDIQTILWVARRQYGTLNLRALAGEGFLVESENALLASSQEFIWKVRYALHMLAGRSEDRLLFDHQRSIATLLGFEGEDAKTSIESFMQQYYRVVMSIAQLSDLIIQHFEEVILAPEDEAPPQPINARFQLHDGYIEARNDNVFRRTPFAMLEIFVLMAQQPEIKGVRADTIRLLREHRHLIDDEFRNDIRNTSLFIELFKCKIGIHRNLRRMNRYGILGRYLPEFGFIVGQMQHDLFHIYTVDAHTLNLIKHLRKLQYTQVSEKFPLASKLMAKLPKPELIYLAGLYHDIGKGRHGDHSEVGAVDAEAFCQRHQLPLWDSRLIVWLVQNHLVMSTTAQRKDLSDPQVIHDFAGIVGDETRLDYLYVLTVSDINATNPTLWNSWRASLLRQLYTETKRALRRGLENPVDREEQIRRTQSAALDILVRGGNDPDDVEQLWSQLGDDYFLRHTAGDVAWHSDAILQQPADGGPLVLIKETTQREFEGGTQIFIYAPDQHDFFAVTVAAMDQLNLNIHDARVITSSSQFTLDTYIVLDTEGESIGDNPARVKKIREGLTEALRNPDDYPTIIQRRVPRQLKHFAFAPQVTISNDAQRPVTVLELSAPDRPGLLARIGGIFLEFDLSLQNAKIATLGERVEDVFFITDADNQPLSDPELCLRLQEAIVQQLSVTQEPGVELTRLTI, from the coding sequence ATGCCCCAGGTGGATCCCGAACTCTTCGACCGTGGCCAGTTCCAGGCCGAACTGGCCCTGAAGGCGAGCCCCATCGCCGCCTTCAAGAAGGCGATCCGCCAGGCCCGCGAGGTGCTCGATGAGCGCTTTCGCAGCGGCCGGGACATCCGCCGGCTGATCGAGGACCGCGCCTGGTTCGTCGACAACATCCTGCAAAAGGCCTGGGAACAGTTCAACTGGAGTGAAGACGCCGATATCGCCCTGGTGGCCGTCGGCGGCTACGGCCGTGGTGAACTGCACCCCTACTCCGACATCGACCTGCTGATCCTGCTGGACAGCGCCGATCATGAGATCTTTCGCGATTCCATCGAGCGTTTTCTCACCTTGTTGTGGGACATCGGCCTGGAAGTCGGCCAGAGCGTACGCTCCGTGGCCGAATGCGCCGAAGAAGCCCGCGCCGACCTCACCGTCATCACCAACCTGATGGAAAGCCGCACCATCGCCGGCCCCGAGCGCCTGCGCCAGCGCATGCTCGACGTCACCAGCACTGCGCACATGTGGCCGAGCAAGGACTTCTTCCTGGCCAAGCGTGCCGAGCAGAAAGCCCGCCATCACAAGTACAACGACACCGAATACAACCTGGAACCCAACGTCAAAGGCTCGCCGGGCGGGCTGCGGGATATCCAGACGATCTTGTGGGTCGCCCGTCGCCAGTACGGCACCCTGAACCTGCGCGCCCTGGCCGGCGAAGGCTTCCTGGTGGAGAGCGAAAACGCCCTGCTGGCCTCCTCCCAGGAGTTCATCTGGAAAGTGCGCTACGCCCTGCACATGCTCGCCGGGCGCTCCGAAGACCGCCTGCTGTTCGACCATCAACGCTCCATCGCCACCCTGCTGGGCTTTGAAGGCGAAGACGCGAAGACCAGCATCGAAAGCTTCATGCAGCAGTACTACCGGGTGGTCATGAGCATTGCCCAGCTCAGCGACCTGATCATCCAGCACTTCGAAGAAGTGATCCTGGCCCCCGAAGACGAAGCGCCGCCGCAACCGATCAACGCGCGTTTCCAGCTGCACGACGGCTACATCGAGGCGCGCAACGACAACGTGTTCCGCCGCACGCCGTTCGCCATGCTGGAAATCTTCGTGCTGATGGCCCAACAGCCGGAAATCAAAGGCGTGCGCGCCGACACCATCCGCCTGCTGCGCGAGCATCGTCACCTGATCGACGACGAATTCCGCAACGACATCCGCAACACCAGCCTGTTTATCGAGCTGTTCAAGTGCAAGATCGGCATCCACCGCAACCTGCGGCGGATGAACCGTTACGGCATCCTCGGGCGCTACCTGCCGGAATTCGGTTTTATCGTCGGGCAGATGCAGCACGACCTGTTCCACATCTACACCGTGGACGCCCACACCCTGAACCTGATCAAGCACCTGCGTAAGCTGCAGTACACCCAGGTGTCAGAGAAATTTCCGCTGGCCAGCAAGCTCATGGCCAAGCTGCCCAAGCCCGAACTGATCTACCTGGCCGGCCTGTACCACGACATCGGCAAGGGCCGGCATGGCGATCACTCGGAAGTCGGCGCCGTCGATGCCGAGGCGTTCTGCCAGCGCCACCAGTTGCCGTTGTGGGACAGCCGCCTGATCGTCTGGCTGGTGCAGAACCACCTGGTGATGTCCACCACCGCCCAGCGCAAGGACTTGTCCGACCCGCAGGTGATCCACGATTTTGCAGGCATCGTCGGCGACGAAACCCGCCTCGATTACCTGTACGTGCTGACCGTCTCCGACATCAACGCCACCAACCCGACGCTGTGGAACTCGTGGCGCGCCAGCCTGTTGCGCCAGCTCTACACCGAGACCAAGCGCGCCCTGCGTCGTGGCCTGGAAAACCCGGTGGACCGCGAAGAGCAGATCCGCCGCACCCAAAGCGCCGCCCTGGATATCCTCGTGCGCGGTGGCAACGACCCGGACGACGTCGAGCAACTGTGGTCGCAACTGGGTGACGATTATTTCCTGCGCCACACCGCCGGCGATGTCGCCTGGCACAGCGACGCGATCCTGCAACAGCCGGCCGATGGCGGCCCGCTGGTACTGATCAAGGAAACCACCCAGCGCGAATTCGAAGGCGGCACGCAGATCTTCATCTATGCGCCCGACCAGCACGACTTCTTCGCCGTGACCGTGGCGGCCATGGACCAGCTCAACCTGAACATCCATGACGCGCGAGTGATCACCTCCAGCAGCCAATTCACCCTCGACACCTATATCGTCCTCGACACCGAAGGCGAGTCGATTGGCGACAACCCGGCGCGCGTGAAGAAGATCCGCGAGGGCCTGACCGAGGCCCTGCGCAACCCTGACGACTACCCGACCATCATCCAGCGCCGGGTACCGCGCCAGCTCAAGCATTTTGCGTTTGCGCCGCAGGTGACCATCTCCAACGACGCCCAGCGCCCGGTCACCGTGCTGGAACTCAGCGCGCCGGATCGCCCCGGCCTGCTGGCGCGCATCGGCGGGATCTTCCTGGAATTCGACCTGTCGTTGCAGAACGCCAAGATTGCGACCCTCGGCGAGCGCGTGGAAGACGTGTTCTTCATCACCGACGCCGATAACCAGCCGCTGTCCGACCCCGAGCTGTGCCTGCGCTTGCAGGAAGCCATCGTCCAGCAGCTGAGCGTGACCCAGGAACCCGGCGTCGAACTGACACGCCTGACCATTTGA
- a CDS encoding arsenate reductase, with amino-acid sequence MKKARTWLDEHGLNYEFHDYKTAGIDREHLTQWCNEHGWQVVLNRAGTTFRKLEDERKADLDQSKAIELMLAQPSMIKRPVLDLGDRTLIGFKPDSYSAALK; translated from the coding sequence ATGAAAAAGGCGCGCACCTGGCTCGATGAGCACGGTCTGAACTACGAGTTCCACGACTACAAAACGGCAGGTATCGACCGCGAACACTTGACCCAATGGTGCAACGAGCACGGTTGGCAGGTGGTTTTGAACCGTGCGGGCACCACCTTTCGCAAACTCGAAGACGAACGCAAAGCCGATCTCGATCAGTCGAAAGCCATTGAATTGATGCTCGCACAACCCTCGATGATCAAGCGCCCGGTGCTCGATCTCGGTGACAGAACGCTGATTGGCTTCAAGCCAGATAGTTATTCGGCGGCCCTCAAGTAG
- a CDS encoding aminotransferase class V-fold PLP-dependent enzyme, whose amino-acid sequence MLVPSPWRADFPAIATLQRQDQTYLDNAATTQKPQALLDAISHYYANGAANVHRAQHLPGAHATQAFEDSRSKVAQWLNAGDSGQVVFTHGATSALNLLAYGLEHLFNAGDEIVISALEHHANLLPWQQLAKRRALELVVLPLGDDGVIDLAAAAKLIGPRTRLLAVSQLSNVLGAWQPLEALFALAQPHGALTVIDGAQGIVHGRQDVQALGCDFYVFSSHKLYGPDGVGVLFGRNEALHHLRHWQFGGEMVQQADYHSASFRPAPLGFEAGTPPIASVIGLGASLDYLSSLDQQAVIAHEAALHDYLLRGLNARNGVRVLGAPQVALVSFVVEGVHNADLAHLLTEQGIAVRAGHHCAMPLLKAMHLSGAIRVSLALYNDSDDLERFFEALDQALDMLR is encoded by the coding sequence ATGCTAGTGCCCTCTCCCTGGCGCGCCGATTTCCCGGCCATCGCCACCCTGCAACGGCAAGACCAGACCTACCTGGACAACGCCGCCACCACGCAAAAACCCCAGGCCCTGTTGGATGCCATCAGCCATTACTACGCCAATGGCGCAGCCAATGTGCACCGTGCCCAGCATTTGCCGGGTGCCCATGCGACCCAGGCGTTCGAAGACAGCCGCAGCAAGGTCGCCCAGTGGTTGAACGCAGGTGACAGCGGGCAGGTCGTGTTCACCCACGGTGCAACCTCTGCGCTGAACCTCCTGGCCTACGGCCTGGAGCATCTATTCAATGCGGGCGATGAGATTGTCATCAGCGCCCTGGAACACCACGCCAACCTGCTGCCCTGGCAGCAACTGGCCAAACGCCGCGCCTTGGAACTGGTGGTATTGCCCCTTGGCGATGACGGCGTGATTGACCTCGCCGCCGCCGCCAAGCTGATCGGCCCGCGCACACGCCTGCTGGCGGTGAGCCAGTTGTCCAACGTGCTCGGAGCGTGGCAACCGCTGGAGGCCCTGTTCGCACTGGCCCAGCCCCACGGCGCCCTGACGGTCATCGACGGCGCCCAAGGCATCGTCCATGGTCGTCAGGACGTACAGGCCCTGGGCTGCGACTTCTACGTGTTTTCCAGCCACAAGCTCTACGGCCCGGACGGCGTCGGTGTGTTGTTCGGTCGCAATGAGGCCCTGCATCACCTGCGCCACTGGCAGTTTGGCGGTGAGATGGTGCAACAGGCCGATTACCACAGCGCCAGCTTCCGCCCGGCGCCGCTGGGGTTCGAGGCCGGCACGCCGCCGATTGCCAGCGTGATCGGGCTGGGCGCCAGCCTGGATTACCTGAGCTCGCTGGATCAGCAAGCGGTGATCGCCCATGAAGCGGCGCTGCATGACTACCTGCTGCGCGGGCTCAACGCGCGCAATGGCGTGCGGGTGCTGGGCGCGCCTCAAGTAGCGTTGGTCAGTTTTGTCGTCGAGGGCGTGCACAACGCCGACCTTGCGCACCTGCTCACCGAGCAAGGCATTGCCGTACGCGCCGGTCATCATTGTGCGATGCCGCTGCTCAAGGCGATGCATTTGTCGGGGGCGATCCGCGTTTCGCTGGCGCTGTATAACGATTCCGACGACCTGGAGCGCTTTTTTGAGGCGCTGGATCAGGCCCTGGATATGTTGCGATGA
- a CDS encoding Na+/H+ antiporter, with product MQTAYTVLILLMLVSVSRLVGRVIPLPLPLVQIGAGALLAWPTLGLHVALDPELFLFLFLPPLLFSDGWRMPKRELWRLRGPILTLAVGLVLFTVVGAGYFIHWILPTIPLPVAFALAAVLSPTDAVAVSAISQNRLPTPLMHMLQGEALMNDASGLVTFKFALAAALTGVFSLADASLTFVLVAVGGLAVGVALSWLVGRLRTWMIARGWDDPATHVVFMLLLPFAAYVLAERLGASGILSAVAAGMMQSWLDLLPRQTSTRLLNRSVWSLLEFAFNGLIFLLLGLQLPDIIKAVVSHEPTLWPTLLYRCLDVVAIFLVLLVLRFVWVQSIWRLSGLLRRLRGKGELTLVPTARSCWLLTVGGVRGAVTLAGVMSVPLLLAPGQDFPERDLLIFIAAGVILLSLIAACIALPLLLRGVEKSPDEKRHNEVREAWKKTAVAAILALETEELAETETQDAAQAALAAELKARLMSEYRHQLEVFNDSAEAQALAQQMDLLERKLRLKALRAQRLELYSLSRHHQIGDDVLREVLAELDMSEANLGTLK from the coding sequence ATGCAAACCGCCTACACCGTTCTTATCCTGCTGATGCTGGTCAGCGTGTCGCGTCTGGTCGGGCGTGTCATACCGTTGCCGTTGCCCCTGGTGCAGATCGGCGCAGGTGCCTTGCTGGCCTGGCCGACGCTGGGGCTGCATGTGGCGCTGGACCCGGAGTTGTTCCTGTTTCTGTTCCTGCCGCCGCTGTTGTTTTCCGATGGCTGGCGCATGCCCAAGCGTGAATTGTGGCGGCTGCGCGGGCCGATCCTGACGTTGGCGGTGGGGTTGGTGCTGTTCACCGTGGTCGGCGCCGGGTACTTCATTCATTGGATCTTGCCGACGATCCCGCTTCCCGTAGCCTTCGCCCTCGCGGCGGTGTTGTCGCCGACGGATGCCGTGGCGGTGTCGGCCATTTCCCAGAACCGTTTGCCCACGCCGCTGATGCATATGCTGCAGGGCGAGGCCCTGATGAACGATGCTTCGGGCCTGGTGACCTTCAAGTTCGCCCTGGCGGCGGCGTTGACCGGTGTGTTCTCCCTGGCGGACGCCAGCCTCACCTTTGTGCTGGTGGCGGTCGGTGGCCTGGCCGTTGGCGTGGCGCTGAGCTGGCTGGTGGGCCGCTTGCGCACCTGGATGATCGCCCGTGGTTGGGACGACCCGGCAACCCATGTGGTGTTCATGTTGTTGCTGCCATTTGCCGCGTATGTGCTGGCCGAGCGCCTGGGCGCCTCGGGGATTTTGTCGGCGGTGGCGGCGGGCATGATGCAAAGCTGGCTCGACCTGTTGCCGCGCCAGACCAGCACGCGTTTGCTTAACCGTAGTGTCTGGTCGCTGCTGGAGTTTGCCTTCAACGGCTTGATCTTCCTGCTGCTGGGCCTGCAGCTGCCGGACATCATCAAGGCGGTGGTCAGCCATGAGCCGACGCTGTGGCCGACGTTGTTGTACCGCTGCCTGGACGTGGTGGCGATCTTCCTGGTGTTGCTGGTGCTGCGCTTTGTCTGGGTGCAGAGCATTTGGCGGCTGTCGGGTTTGCTGCGCAGGCTGCGTGGCAAAGGCGAGCTGACGCTGGTGCCAACGGCGCGCTCATGCTGGTTGCTCACCGTCGGCGGCGTGCGCGGTGCGGTGACGTTGGCCGGTGTGATGTCGGTGCCGCTGTTGCTGGCGCCGGGGCAGGACTTTCCCGAGCGTGACCTGCTGATCTTTATCGCCGCCGGGGTGATTCTGTTATCGCTGATCGCCGCGTGCATCGCCTTGCCGCTGTTATTACGCGGTGTCGAAAAGAGCCCCGATGAGAAGCGCCACAACGAGGTTCGCGAGGCCTGGAAGAAAACCGCGGTGGCGGCGATTCTTGCCCTGGAAACCGAGGAACTCGCTGAAACCGAAACCCAGGACGCCGCCCAGGCAGCATTGGCGGCCGAGTTGAAGGCACGCTTGATGTCGGAATACCGTCATCAGTTGGAAGTGTTCAACGATTCGGCCGAAGCCCAGGCACTGGCGCAGCAGATGGACCTGCTTGAACGCAAGTTACGCCTCAAGGCCCTGCGGGCGCAGCGGTTGGAGTTGTATAGCTTGAGCCGTCATCACCAGATTGGGGATGACGTGCTGCGGGAGGTGTTGGCGGAGCTGGATATGAGTGAGGCGAATCTGGGTACGTTGAAATAG
- the dapD gene encoding 2,3,4,5-tetrahydropyridine-2,6-dicarboxylate N-succinyltransferase: protein MSNSLFSLGFGVGTQNRQGAWLEVFYAQPLLNPSAEIVAAIAPILGYTEGNQAITFTVTQALQLADALKGVDATQAALLSRLAESHTPLVATLLAEDAALTSTPEAYLKLHLLSHRLVKPHGLSLAGVFPQLPNVAWTSQGAIDISELAERQLEARLRGELLEVFSVDKFPKMTDYVVPAGVRIADAARLRLGAYVGEGTTVMHEGFINFNAGTEGPGMIEGRVSAGVFVGKGSDLGGGCSTMGTLSGGGNIVIKVGEGCLIGANAGIGIPLGDRNTVESGLYVTAGTKVALLDEQNQLVKVVKARDLAGQPDLLFRRNSETGAVECKTHKSAIELNEALHAHN from the coding sequence ATGTCCAATTCCCTGTTCAGCCTGGGCTTCGGCGTCGGCACTCAGAACCGCCAAGGTGCTTGGCTGGAAGTGTTTTACGCACAACCGCTGCTCAATCCTTCGGCGGAAATCGTTGCAGCCATCGCGCCGATCCTCGGCTACACCGAAGGCAACCAGGCAATCACCTTCACCGTCACCCAGGCCCTGCAACTGGCCGACGCACTGAAAGGCGTCGATGCCACCCAAGCCGCCCTGCTCAGCCGCCTGGCTGAAAGCCACACCCCGCTGGTTGCCACGCTGCTGGCCGAAGACGCCGCGCTGACCTCCACGCCTGAGGCCTACCTCAAGCTGCACCTGCTGTCCCACCGCCTGGTCAAGCCCCACGGCCTGAGCCTGGCCGGTGTGTTCCCGCAGCTGCCAAACGTCGCGTGGACCAGCCAGGGCGCCATCGACATCAGCGAACTGGCCGAACGCCAGCTGGAAGCACGCCTGCGTGGCGAGCTACTGGAAGTGTTCTCGGTGGACAAGTTCCCGAAAATGACCGACTACGTGGTCCCGGCCGGCGTGCGTATCGCTGACGCCGCGCGTCTGCGCCTGGGCGCCTACGTGGGCGAAGGCACCACCGTGATGCACGAAGGTTTCATCAACTTCAACGCCGGCACCGAAGGCCCGGGCATGATCGAAGGCCGCGTGTCGGCTGGCGTGTTCGTCGGCAAGGGTTCGGACCTGGGCGGCGGTTGCTCCACCATGGGCACCCTGTCGGGCGGCGGCAACATCGTGATCAAGGTCGGCGAAGGCTGCCTGATCGGCGCCAACGCCGGTATCGGTATCCCGCTGGGCGACCGCAACACCGTGGAGTCGGGCCTGTACGTCACCGCCGGGACCAAGGTCGCGCTGCTGGACGAGCAGAACCAACTGGTCAAGGTGGTCAAGGCACGCGACCTGGCCGGCCAGCCGGACCTGCTGTTCCGCCGCAACTCCGAGACCGGTGCAGTGGAGTGCAAAACCCACAAATCGGCCATCGAACTGAACGAAGCGCTGCACGCTCACAACTAA
- a CDS encoding M12 family metallopeptidase, whose translation MSINPTAYTTPAIPEHAYDNQTPKTSTPSRKKRGVAFPADLWPQHSTLKISLTGMTPEQEQFTKNNINKWAPHVNLTFEFTQSPDADIRIAADNNSYGGSSTVGVNAKKVPAHKPTMFIGFAHGLGTKTSQTVAHEFGHALGLKHEHQHPYRTLEFNAENVYEDHDRYNQPRQQADEQILKKFDPRQVYFSQYDPRSIMHYGMPGTYFTNNTPTSDNYELSETDKQFISDLYPKNR comes from the coding sequence TTGAGCATCAACCCTACTGCCTACACAACACCCGCCATCCCTGAGCATGCCTACGACAACCAGACGCCGAAGACATCCACACCCAGCAGGAAAAAACGTGGCGTGGCATTTCCCGCGGACCTTTGGCCGCAACACTCGACACTCAAGATCTCGTTGACTGGCATGACGCCGGAGCAGGAGCAATTCACCAAAAACAACATCAATAAGTGGGCGCCTCATGTCAATCTGACGTTTGAGTTCACCCAATCACCCGACGCCGATATCAGGATTGCAGCGGACAATAATTCCTATGGAGGCTCATCGACAGTCGGCGTAAATGCGAAGAAGGTTCCCGCCCACAAGCCCACGATGTTTATCGGTTTTGCACACGGCTTGGGTACAAAAACCAGCCAGACGGTGGCCCATGAGTTCGGCCATGCCCTGGGCTTGAAGCATGAGCACCAACATCCCTACCGGACGCTGGAGTTCAATGCAGAAAACGTCTATGAAGATCACGATCGCTACAACCAACCCAGGCAACAGGCTGACGAGCAAATACTGAAAAAATTTGATCCTCGGCAGGTTTATTTTTCTCAGTATGACCCGCGCTCGATCATGCACTACGGCATGCCGGGGACCTACTTCACTAACAACACGCCCACATCCGACAACTATGAACTGTCCGAAACCGACAAACAGTTCATCAGTGACCTCTATCCTAAAAACCGATAG
- the map gene encoding type I methionyl aminopeptidase: MTVSLKTAEDIAGMRIAGKLAADVLEMIAEHVKPGVTTETLNQICHDYIVNVQGAIPAPLNYKGFPKSICTSVNHVVCHGIPGDKPLKDGDTLNIDVTVIKDRYFGDTSRMFHVGTVPVWAERLSQVTQECMYKAIEIVKPGCRLGDIGEVIQKHAEKNGFSVVREFCGHGIGTVFHEEPQILHYGRAGTGMELKAGMTFTIEPMINQGKADTKVLGDGWTAITKDRKLSAQWEHTLLVTETGYEIFTLRADDTIPRVSA; the protein is encoded by the coding sequence ATGACCGTTAGTTTGAAAACCGCCGAAGACATTGCTGGCATGCGCATCGCCGGCAAACTGGCTGCCGACGTGCTGGAAATGATTGCCGAGCACGTCAAGCCCGGCGTCACCACCGAAACCCTCAACCAGATCTGCCACGACTATATAGTCAACGTGCAGGGCGCCATTCCTGCGCCGCTGAACTACAAGGGCTTCCCCAAGTCGATCTGCACCTCGGTCAACCACGTGGTCTGCCACGGGATTCCGGGCGACAAGCCGTTGAAGGACGGCGACACCCTGAACATCGACGTCACCGTGATCAAGGACCGCTACTTCGGCGACACCAGCCGCATGTTCCACGTCGGCACCGTGCCGGTCTGGGCCGAGCGCCTGTCCCAGGTGACCCAGGAGTGCATGTACAAGGCCATCGAGATCGTCAAGCCTGGCTGCCGCCTCGGCGACATCGGTGAAGTGATCCAGAAGCACGCGGAAAAGAACGGCTTCTCGGTAGTGCGCGAATTCTGCGGCCACGGTATCGGTACCGTGTTCCACGAAGAACCACAGATCCTGCACTACGGCCGCGCCGGCACCGGCATGGAACTGAAAGCGGGCATGACCTTCACCATCGAGCCGATGATCAACCAGGGCAAGGCCGACACCAAGGTGCTGGGCGACGGTTGGACCGCCATCACCAAGGACCGCAAGCTGTCGGCACAGTGGGAACACACCCTGCTGGTCACCGAAACCGGCTACGAGATCTTCACCCTGCGCGCCGACGACACGATTCCACGCGTTTCGGCCTAA
- the dapC gene encoding succinyldiaminopimelate transaminase has translation MNNALNQLQPYPFEKLRALLGSVTPNPAKRPIALSIGEPKHKSPEFVAKALADNLDQMAVYPTTLGIPALREAIGAWCERRFSVPKGWLDPARNILPVNGTREALFAFTQTVVNRGDDALVVSPNPFYQIYEGAAFLAGAKPHYLPCLDTNGFNPDFDAVTPDTWKRCQILFLCSPGNPTGALIPVETLKKLIALADEYDFVIAADECYSELYFDEQTPPPGLLSACVELGRADFKRCVVFHSLSKRSNLPGLRSGFVAGDADILKAFLLYRTYHGCAMPVQTQLASIAAWQDEAHVLANRDLYREKFDAVLAILKPVLDVQSPDGGFYLWPNVKGDDAAFCRDLFVEEHVTVVPGSYLSREVDGFNPGAGRVRLALVAPLAECVEAAERIRAFIQRRQ, from the coding sequence ATGAACAACGCCCTGAACCAGCTGCAGCCCTACCCGTTCGAAAAACTGCGCGCCCTGCTCGGCAGCGTTACGCCAAACCCGGCCAAACGCCCGATCGCGCTGTCCATCGGCGAACCCAAGCATAAATCCCCGGAGTTCGTCGCCAAGGCCCTGGCCGACAACCTCGACCAGATGGCCGTCTACCCCACCACCCTGGGCATCCCGGCGCTGCGCGAGGCCATCGGCGCCTGGTGCGAACGCCGTTTCAGCGTGCCCAAGGGCTGGCTCGACCCGGCGCGCAATATCCTGCCGGTCAACGGTACGCGTGAAGCGCTGTTCGCCTTCACCCAGACCGTGGTCAACCGTGGCGACGACGCGCTGGTGGTGAGCCCGAACCCGTTCTACCAGATCTACGAAGGCGCCGCGTTCCTCGCCGGGGCCAAGCCGCACTACCTGCCGTGCCTGGACACCAATGGCTTCAACCCGGACTTCGATGCGGTGACGCCGGACACCTGGAAACGCTGCCAGATCCTGTTCCTGTGCTCCCCCGGCAACCCGACCGGCGCGCTGATCCCGGTCGAGACCCTGAAAAAACTCATCGCCCTGGCCGACGAATACGACTTCGTCATCGCCGCCGACGAGTGCTACAGCGAGCTGTACTTCGACGAACAAACCCCGCCGCCGGGCCTGCTGAGCGCCTGCGTCGAACTGGGTCGCGCGGACTTCAAGCGTTGCGTGGTGTTCCACAGCCTGTCCAAGCGTTCCAACCTGCCGGGCCTGCGCTCCGGTTTTGTGGCTGGCGACGCCGACATCCTCAAGGCCTTCCTGCTGTACCGCACCTACCACGGCTGCGCGATGCCGGTGCAAACCCAGCTGGCCAGCATTGCGGCCTGGCAGGACGAAGCCCACGTATTGGCCAACCGCGACCTGTACCGCGAGAAGTTCGACGCCGTGCTGGCCATCCTCAAGCCAGTGCTGGACGTGCAAAGCCCGGACGGTGGTTTCTACCTGTGGCCGAATGTGAAGGGCGACGATGCGGCGTTCTGCCGTGACCTGTTCGTGGAAGAACACGTGACCGTGGTGCCGGGTTCTTACCTGTCGCGGGAAGTGGACGGTTTCAACCCGGGTGCCGGACGTGTGCGCCTGGCGCTGGTTGCGCCGCTGGCGGAGTGTGTGGAAGCGGCGGAGCGGATTCGCGCGTTTATTCAACGTCGGCAGTAA
- the rpsB gene encoding 30S ribosomal protein S2: MSQVNMRDMLKAGVHFGHQTRYWNPKMGKYIFGARNKIHIINLEKTLPMFNEALTFVERLAQGKNKILFVGTKRSAGKIVAEEAARCGSPYVDHRWLGGMLTNFKTIRASIKRLRDLEVQAEDGTFAKLTKKEALMRSRDLEKLDRSLGGIKDMGGLPDALFVIDVDHERIAITEANKLGIPVIGVVDTNSSPEGVDYIIPGNDDAIRAIQLYMGSMADAVIRGRNHVAGGTEQFVEEAPVAAAE; this comes from the coding sequence ATGTCCCAAGTCAACATGCGCGATATGCTGAAGGCCGGTGTGCACTTCGGTCACCAGACCCGTTACTGGAACCCGAAAATGGGTAAATACATTTTCGGCGCACGTAACAAGATCCACATCATCAACCTTGAAAAAACCCTGCCAATGTTCAACGAAGCTCTGACTTTCGTAGAACGCCTGGCCCAGGGCAAAAACAAGATTCTGTTCGTCGGCACCAAGCGTTCCGCTGGCAAGATCGTTGCTGAAGAAGCAGCACGTTGCGGTTCGCCGTACGTCGATCACCGCTGGTTGGGCGGCATGCTGACCAACTTCAAAACCATCCGTGCTTCCATCAAGCGTCTGCGTGACCTTGAAGTACAAGCCGAAGACGGTACTTTCGCCAAGCTGACCAAGAAAGAAGCGCTGATGCGCTCCCGTGACCTGGAAAAGCTCGATCGTTCCCTGGGTGGTATCAAGGACATGGGCGGTCTGCCTGACGCACTGTTCGTTATCGACGTTGATCACGAGCGCATCGCGATCACCGAAGCCAACAAGCTGGGCATCCCTGTTATCGGCGTAGTCGATACCAACAGCAGCCCGGAAGGCGTTGACTACATCATCCCAGGCAACGATGACGCAATCCGCGCTATCCAGCTGTACATGGGTTCGATGGCTGACGCTGTAATCCGTGGTCGCAACCACGTTGCTGGCGGTACCGAGCAGTTCGTTGAAGAAGCTCCGGTAGCTGCCGCTGAGTAA